In the genome of Vicia villosa cultivar HV-30 ecotype Madison, WI linkage group LG7, Vvil1.0, whole genome shotgun sequence, one region contains:
- the LOC131617572 gene encoding E3 ubiquitin-protein ligase RDUF1-like: MSSHWCHRCNKFVRVWRLGMPICSDCDSGFVEELEHPAHSLHADGARPRRLPMTAAMYMMGRHHSNNSNQNQNQNQNARRRYCRNNNHGGDISTFNPIIMIRGGGTSEGTSREGEENRGYELFYEDSPGSGLRPLPPRMSETLLGPGFERVMEQLSHVEANPNGSETNSRKPLPASKSTVESLPSIEINDNHVEIESQCAVCKDHFDLGVIAREMPCKHIYHNECILPWLEIRNSCPICRHELPCESPQNNNNEEENVGLTIWRLPGGGFAVGRFNGGSRENTEGELPIVYTELDGGFNSVGEPRRISWSMSTTSSNGGGRGRSNIGGGIRRMLNNFLGCLGGGDGSSYQQGSISTTREISETITTRNNNNNNASRANVNPSTRARRTWSMDVNGGIRPW, from the coding sequence ATGTCTTCACATTGGTGCCACAGGTGCAACAAATTTGTTAGGGTATGGAGGCTAGGGATGCCGATATGTTCCGATTGCGACAGTGGATTTGTCGAAGAGCTAGAACATCCAGCACATTCTCTTCATGCAGACGGTGCTCGTCCGAGGAGGCTACCTATGACAGCCGCCATGTACATGATGGGTCGTCATCATAGtaacaattcaaatcaaaatcaaaatcaaaatcaaaatgctCGTCGACGTTACTGCAGAAACAATAATCACGGCGGTGACATTTCTACGTTTAACCCAATCATTATGATACGAGGTGGTGGAACCTCCGAGGGAACAAGCCGCGAGGGCGAAGAAAATCGCGGGTACGAGCTTTTCTACGAAGACAGTCCCGGTTCTGGTCTCCGGCCATTGCCTCCAAGGATGTCAGAGACTCTTCTTGGGCCAGGATTTGAAAGGGTGATGGAACAACTCTCTCATGTTGAAGCTAATCCTAATGGGAGCGAGACGAATAGCCGAAAACCATTACCCGCGTCAAAATCAACGGTAGAATCGTTACCATCTATCGAAATAAATGATAATCACGTAGAGATCGAATCACAATGCGCTGTTTGCAAAGATCATTTCGATCTCGGAGTTATAGCCCGAGAAATgccatgcaaacatatataccaTAACGAATGCATACTTCCATGGCTCGAGATTCGCAATTCTTGCCCTATTTGTCGCCATGAACTCCCATGTGAATCGCCACAGAATAACAACAATGAAGAAGAGAATGTTGGATTGACAATATGGAGGCTACCGGGCGGAGGATTCGCGGTCGGAAGATTCAACGGTGGAAGCCGAGAGAATACCGAGGGAGAGCTTCCTATTGTTTACACAGAATTGGATGGTGGATTTAATAGTGTTGGTGAACCAAGGAGGATTTCATGGTCAATGAGTACTACTAGTTCAAATGGAGGAGGGAGGGGAAGGAGTAATATAGGGGGTGGAATTAGGAGAATGTTGAACAATTTCCTTGGATGTTTGGGAGGTGGTGATGGAAGTAGTTATCAACAAGGTTCAATTTCTACTACAAGAGAAATATCTGAAACTATAACCACAaggaacaataataataataatgcatcTCGTGCTAATGTGAATCCTTCTACAAGAGCTCGAAGAACTTGGTCTATGGATGTAAATGGTGGAATTAGACCATGGTAA